From one Prochlorococcus marinus str. MIT 0912 genomic stretch:
- a CDS encoding YlxR family protein, translating into MSQSPILRRCVACKKVLDRKFLLKVTKDFQNGVVLSGGMGRSAYLCPTESCFEEALKRKRLQKALRCDIHSSVFNMLQKQLNTCIDSDSEA; encoded by the coding sequence GTGAGTCAAAGCCCCATTCTGCGTAGATGTGTAGCTTGCAAAAAAGTTCTTGATCGCAAGTTTCTTTTAAAAGTTACTAAAGACTTTCAGAATGGAGTGGTTCTCTCAGGCGGGATGGGAAGATCAGCCTATCTCTGTCCAACTGAGTCATGTTTTGAAGAAGCTTTGAAGCGTAAACGATTACAAAAAGCCTTGAGATGTGATATTCACTCAAGCGTTTTCAATATGCTCCAAAAACAACTTAATACCTGCATTGATTCAGATAGTGAGGCATGA